The window TTATTAGGTTTATACAGGTAATTATAAGGAAACTAGAATACTATTAAAAATGGCAGGTGAACGGGATGGTATTTCGTCCAACAGAATACCAGCTTCATTTATTTCATGAAGGAGCGCTTTTCAAAAGCCACGAACTATTTGGGGCGCATGTCCTGAATGATGGGGACCAGCCATACACCCGATTCTGCGTTTGGGCTCCAAACGCTGTTGAAGTCCGACTTGCAGGGGATTTTAATAACTGGAATTCCGAGGGCTACTCATTTGAAAGAGTGAATAAAGAAGGTGTATGGGTCTATTACGCAAAAGAGGATATGACCGGTGCCATCTACAAATATGAAATAACCTCAAAGACAGGAGAAAAGCTTTTAAAGGCTGATCCGTACGCATTCTTTTCAGAACTGCGGCCAAATACCGCTTCTGTCGTCCAACCGCTTGCAGGGTATAAATGGAATGACCAGTCCTGGCTGAAGAAAAGGGCGAAAAAGGAACCTATCGGTGAACCAACAGCGATATATGAAGTGCATCTTGGGTCGTGGAAAAAGAAAGAAGATGGGGAATTCCTCACATACCGGGAAATTGCTGATGAACTGATACCTTATGTTCTTGAACATGGTTATTCTCATATTGAAGTGATGCCTGTTACCGAGCACCCCCTGGATATTTCATGGGGCTACCAGACCACAGGCTATTTCTCGGTTACAAGCAGATACGGCTCTCCGCATGATTTCATGTATTTCGTGGATAAATGTCATCAGAATGGCATTGGGGTCATTCTTGATTGGGTTCCTGGACACTTCTGTAAGGATGCCCATGGCTTATACCGGTTCGACGGCGGATTTGCCTATGAATATAAGAAAGAAATCGATAGGGAAAATCATGTATGGGGAACAGCCAATTTTGATCTTGGGAGGACTGAAGTAATCAGTTTCCTGATCTCGAGCGCGATTTTTTGGATTGAACACTACCATATTGATGGCTTCAGAGTCGATGCCGTTGCCAATATTATCTATTGGCCGAATTCTGAAAGGGCGGTCAACTCATTTGGGATTGAATTCCTTAAAAAACTCAACTCCGCTATAACTAAATTTTCACCTAATATCCTCATGATTGCCGAGGATTCCACGGATTGGCCAAAAGTAACTGAGTCCCCGGACAATGGCGGCCTTGGATTTACCTTTAAGTGGAATATGGGCTGGATGAATGACATGCTCAAGTATATGGAAACAGACCCAAACCAGCGCAGGCAACATCATAATAAGGTGACCTTCTCACTTATGTATGCTTTTTCCGAAAATTTTGTTCTGCCTTTCTCTCATGATGAAGTGGTTCACGGTAAGAAGTCACTTCTCGATAAAATGCCGGGAGATTATTGGCAGAAATTTGCCCAACTCCGACTGCTTCTCGGATATCAAACAACCCATCCAGGGAAAAAACTGACTTTCATGGGTACAGAGCTGGGCCAATTTTCCGAATGGAAAGATAAGGAGCAGCTCGATTGGCATCTTCTCGATTATGAGAAGCATACGGAATTGAACCATTATGTGAAAGAGCTTAACAAATTATATAAGCGTTCAAAACCGCTATATGAATTAGACTCCTCACCCGATGGCTTCGAATGGATTGACCCAAACAACCATCATCAATCTGTTTTCTCGTTCTTGCGGATCGGCAACAGAGACGATGAATTCTTAATTGTGGTTTGCAATTTCACCTGGCAGGCTTATTCCAATTACAGGATAGGAGTTCCCGCTCCAGAAAGGTATCGGGAAATCCTCAACAGCGATGATGTGGAATTTGGCGGTTCAGGTGTAATCAATAAAAAAGTAATTAAGGCAGAGGAGATTCCGTATCATGGGAAGCCATTTTCGGTTGTAATGAATGTACCGCCGTACGGAATATCGATTTTAAGGCCTGTTAAAAAGAGAAAGGGGATAAATGCCAATGTCAAAGAAGAGGATGGTAGCCATGCTTCTGGCGGGAGGCCAGGGCAGCAGGCTAAACTCACTAACAAAAGAATTGGCTAAGCCGGGAGT is drawn from Bacillus sp. FJAT-18017 and contains these coding sequences:
- the glgB gene encoding 1,4-alpha-glucan branching protein GlgB; amino-acid sequence: MVFRPTEYQLHLFHEGALFKSHELFGAHVLNDGDQPYTRFCVWAPNAVEVRLAGDFNNWNSEGYSFERVNKEGVWVYYAKEDMTGAIYKYEITSKTGEKLLKADPYAFFSELRPNTASVVQPLAGYKWNDQSWLKKRAKKEPIGEPTAIYEVHLGSWKKKEDGEFLTYREIADELIPYVLEHGYSHIEVMPVTEHPLDISWGYQTTGYFSVTSRYGSPHDFMYFVDKCHQNGIGVILDWVPGHFCKDAHGLYRFDGGFAYEYKKEIDRENHVWGTANFDLGRTEVISFLISSAIFWIEHYHIDGFRVDAVANIIYWPNSERAVNSFGIEFLKKLNSAITKFSPNILMIAEDSTDWPKVTESPDNGGLGFTFKWNMGWMNDMLKYMETDPNQRRQHHNKVTFSLMYAFSENFVLPFSHDEVVHGKKSLLDKMPGDYWQKFAQLRLLLGYQTTHPGKKLTFMGTELGQFSEWKDKEQLDWHLLDYEKHTELNHYVKELNKLYKRSKPLYELDSSPDGFEWIDPNNHHQSVFSFLRIGNRDDEFLIVVCNFTWQAYSNYRIGVPAPERYREILNSDDVEFGGSGVINKKVIKAEEIPYHGKPFSVVMNVPPYGISILRPVKKRKGINANVKEEDGSHASGGRPGQQAKLTNKRIG